Genomic window (Brevibacterium paucivorans):
AGAGTACGCACAGAACTACGTGCGGGTACACCGCGAGAAGCGAAACCTGTCCACGTCTGCGCTGCGGCGTGAGCTCGCTAAGCGGGGGGTCGCGGACAAACACATTCGTTACGCTCTCGACCAGGTAGAAGACGAGCACGAGGTGGCTTTCGGGGTGGCGCTGAAAAAGGCGCGTTCGACCGTTGGGCTACCGCGTGAGACGCGCATGCGACGTATTCTTGCGATGCTTGCCAGGCGTGGGTTCCCGCAGAGCATCAGCATGGATGTGACCTTGCGCGCACTCGACGAAACCTGAGCGGTTGTGCAGTGGGCAGCCCTGTAGAATGTAGGTCTGATGACTGACGTACTAAACCGCACCTATGAAGTGAAAACATACGGGTGCCAGATGAATGTTCACGACTCTGAACGCCTCTCAGGTCTACTCGACGACGCTGGATATACGCCAGCCCAGCCCAATGAACAAGCCGATGTCGTGGTGTTTAACACCTGTGCGGTACGCGAAAACGCCGACAACCGCTTGTACGGGAACCTGGGCCGTTTAGCAGAAGTGAAAGAAAGCCACCCAGAACTGCAGATCGCAGTGGGTGGGTGCATGGCGCAAAAGGACCGCGACACCATCGTGGAACGTGCCCCATGGGTCGATGTGGTGTTCGGAACGCACAACATGGGCGCACTTCCCGTACTCCTGGAACGCGCGCGTCACAACAAAGAAGCTCAAGTTGAGATCAAGGAAAGCCTCGAAGTTTTCCCCTCCACGCTTCCCACTAGGCGCGAATCGACCCATTCTGGGTGGGTGTCGATCTCCGTGGGGTGCAACAACACGTGTACGTTCTGCATCGTGCCCCACCTGCGCGGAAAAGAAAAAGACCGTCGCCCAGGTGACATCCTCGCTGAAGTCGAAGCTTTGGCTGCACAAGGTGTCATCGAGGTGACCTTGCTGGGGCAGAACGTGAACTCCTACGGAACCGAATTCCGTGACCGCCAAGCGTTCAGCAAACTTCTGCGCGCAGTGGGCAAAGTGCCGGGAATTGAACGCGTGCGCTTTACCAGCCCACACCCGGCTGCGTTTTCCGACGACGTCATTGAGGCGATGGCCGAAACCCCAACGGTCATGCCACAGCTGCACATGCCACTGCAGTCAGGGTCGGACACCGTGCTGAAAGCCATGCGCAGGTCCTACCGCACCAAACGCTTCATGAACATTCTGGACAAGGTACGCGAACGCATTCCGCACGCGTCGATCACCACCGACATCATTGTTGGATTCCCCGGTGAAACCGAGGAAGACTTCGAACAGACCATGGACGTGGTGCGCCAAGCGCGTTTCACTCAGGCATATACGTTCCAGTACTCAATCCGCCCCGGTACGCCGGCTGCCACCATGGAAAACCAGATTCCAAAAGACGTTGTGCAAGAACGGTTCGAACGCCTGGTCGAACTCCAAGACCAGATCGCGTGGGAAGAAAACAAGGCGTGCGTGGGCAATCAGGTTGAAGTACTCGTCAACAGTGGTCCTGACCCGCAACACGGGCGCATGTCCGGTCGAGCACGCGACAACCGACTCGTTCACGTGCGGGCTCAAGAAGGACTGGACGCGCGTCCCGGCGACATCGTCACAGCAACGGTGACCGAAGCGAAACCGTACTTCCTCATCAGCGATTCGGAATACACCGTGAGGCGCACACCGGCGGGCGACGCGTGGGACCTCTCCCAAGCAGAAAGTTGCGGCACCACGGGAGGGGCTGCCACCTCGGGACCCACCAACCTGGGACTGCCCACCATCCGAGTAGGAGCAAACTAACCGTGACCGTCATCAACGTTGTGGGGGCCACCGCAACAGGCAAATCAGACCTGGCAATTACTTTGGCTCACCACCTCGATGGCGAAATCATCAACGCAGACTCCATGCAGTTCTACCGCGGCATGGACATTGGGACCGCGAAAGTGGCACCCGAACAACGCGCGGAAGTCCCACACCACCTGCTCGACATCCTGGATGTCACGCAGGACGCCTCGGTCAGTGAATACCAACGCAGTGCGCGTGCCCTGATCGACCAGATCCACCAGCGGGGGCGTACCCCCATCATTGTTGGCGGATCGGGACTCTACGTGCGAGCGGCAACCGATGTCATGAACTTCCCCGGAACAGACCCGGCGATGCGGGCTCGGCTGGAAGGAATTGCCGACGCCGGAGCGCTTCACGACATGCATACGATGCTCGAAGAGCTCGACCCCAAAGCGGCCAGCACAATCAAACCTACCGACGCACGGAGGATTGTGCGGGCCCTTGAAGTGATTGCGCTGACGGGCGACACGTTCAGCTCTGAACTGCCCGAATACACGTACTTTACGCCCACTATCCAGGTGGGGCTGGCTCAAGACCGCGAAACCCTGCACCAGCGCATTGCCGACCGTGTCCACCTTATGTGGGACGCCGGTTGGGTCGACGAGGTGCGCACGCTGCTCGACCAGGGGCTGCGGGACGGGAAAACCGCGCGGCACGCAATAGGGTATGCGCAGATCATTGACTACCTCGACGACAAAATGAGTGCCGACTTAGCCATTGACTCAACAGTGACGCGAACCCGCCAGTTCGCAAAACGACAAGAAACCTGGTTCCGGCGCGACCCGCGCATCCAGTGGTTTGACGCCACCGACCCGCACACGCCACAGAACGCGCTTGACTACATCAAGGAGACCGCATGATTGACGGACAACTCGTTAAAGGACACGGAACCGCCAACGACTTTGTTCTCCTCCACGACCCCAACGGTGAGCACGCGCTAGACCCGGCTGGCGTGCGCGCGCTTGCTGACCGCCACACCGGGATTGGTGGCGACGGGGTCATTCGCGTGATTCGAAGTGCCACACTGGGCGAAGAAGCCGGGGACGTGGCTCATGACGGTGGTGCCGAATGGTTCATGGACTACCGAAACGCGGACGGCTCAATAGCCGAAATGTGCGGAAACGGAGTGCGCGTTTTTGCCCACTACCTGCGAACGTACGACCTTGTGCAGTCGCAGTCGTTTGCGGTTGGAACCCGAGCGGGCATCAAGCACGTCACAGTGATTCCGGACCCACTGGGCGGAGACGAGCCCTGGTACAAAGTCGACATGGGCAAGTGGCAACTGCCAGGTGGCGGTGAAGCGTTCGACGCAACAGTCGAAACACCCGGAGTCCGCGTAGCCCGCCCAGGACTGACCGTGGACATGGGCAACCCGCACACCGTGGTAGCCCTGGCTCACGCGGAAGAACTCGAAGCCGCCAAACTGCACGAACCCCCGCACGTCGAACCCGAACCACCAGCGGGAACCAACGTCGAATACATCGTGATCGAACCGGACAACGACCCCACAACAGGAACGTTGCGGATGCGCGTACATGAACGTGGAGTGGGCGAAACCCACGCGTGTGGAACGGGCACGTGCGCCTCGGCGCTGGCAGCCTACGTGTGGGCCGGGCGCGGCCCACAAGCCCCAACCACATGGACGGTACACCAACCCGGTGGGGCAGTCCGCATCGACATCACAGGAGAAACCGTGGCGCTGTCAGGGCCGGCGGTCATCACTTACGAAGTCACACCTCGGGATCTTCCGGTTTTGTAACCACCAAAACGCGGAAGCCTTTGGCAGACGCCTCCTTGCGCACATCCCAGCCACCCGGCAGATTCTCTACCATCCACGTGGCCAGCGAGTCCGCACCCAGGTTCTTGGACACCACAAGCCACGCTTCACCGCCGGGAACCAAGCGAGGAAGCCACGTCAAAAGAAGGTCGTGCAACACGTCCTTGCCCACACGAATGGGCGGGTTCGACCAGATTGCTGAGAACTGGACACTGTCCGGAATGTCCTGGGCAAGAACGGGAGTGACAGACGTCAGGCCGGCGGCTTTCGCGTTCTCGCGGGTCAGCGACAAGGAGCGCTCATTGACGTCTAATGCCCACACGCGCACATCGGTGTCGTCATCACGTGCTTCGAGACCGGCTTGCAGACTGATGGGGCCCCAACCGCACCCCAAATCCAGAATGTCCCCGGTAGGAGGAGCAGGCAGATTCTTCAACAACACCGCGGTTCCCGGATCCAGTCGCGACGGGGAAAAGACGCCCGCATCAGTGGTGACGTCAACTTCGCGACCAGCAAGACGCACCGTGATGGTGCGAGGCTTCGACGCAGTGTGCGGTTGAGATGAGAAGTAGTGATCGTTCACCCCATCATGCTAAAGCACCAGTGTGAAACAATAATGTCTCTAGCTATCGACAGAAAGAGCTCAATGCAATCAGATAAGCACCGCGAAATGATCGACAGGGTGCTGTCCCGAGCCTCCGACTCACTGACGGATGACCACCTCGCAAGCGACGACTACAGTCAGCTTGATCTTCTAGAACGTGAAGCACTACGACGTGTCAACGGACTATCGACCGAACTCGAAGACATTACCGAGGTCGAATATAGGCAGATTCGACTTGAAAACGTGGTGCTCGCAGGAGTGTATTCAGGTTCAACCGAAGAAGCAGAAACCTCGCTCCGCGAACTTGCCGCCCTAGCTGAAACCGCCGGTTCGCGTGTACTCGACGGGGTGTTGCAACGACGCGATACCCCTGACCCGTCCACGTACTTGGGGCGTGGAAAGGCGCAAGAGCTCGCCCAGATCGTCGCCAACGTTGGCGCCGACACCGTCATTACCGACACTGAACTTGCGCCCAGCCAACGCCGTGCGCTCGAAGACGTGGTTAAGGTCAAAGTGATTGACCGAGTTGCCTTGATTCTGGACATTTTCGCCCAACACGCTAAGAGCCGTGAGGGTAAAGCCCAAGTGGAGTTAGCACAGCTGGAATACCTGCTTCCGCGTTTGCGTGGTTGGGGTGATTCCATGTCCCGGCAAGCCGGTGGTCGTGTCGCCGGGGGTGCTGGAATTGGGTCGCGCGGACCTGGTGAAACAAAAATTGAGCTCGACCGTCGTCGTATTCGCACGCGCATGGCTAAACTCCGCCGCGAGATCAAGGCGATGGCGCCAGCCCGCGAAACCAAGCGCTCCAACCGCACCCGCAACAAGGTGCCCAGTGTGGCCATCGTGGGCTACACCAACGCTGGCAAGTCCTCCCTGCTCAACAGGCTCACGGACGCCGGGGTCATGGTGAAGAACGAACTGTTCGCCACCCTTGACCCCACAGTCCGTCAGGCGCACACAGCCGATGGCCGTGTGTTCACCTACACCGACACGGTGGGGTTTGTGCGCAACCTGCCTCACCAGCTCGTTGAAGCCTTCCGCTCCACGCTGGAAGAGGCCTCGGATGCCGATCTCCTCCTACACATTGTCGACGCCTCACACGCGGACCCACTGGCTCAGATTCGGGCGGTACACGAAGTGCTCAACGAAGCCGAAACCGGAGACATCCCCGAACTCATCGTCTTCAACAAAGCCGATATCGCGAATCCAGACACCCTGGCGCGCGTGCTCAACACGTACCCAAACGCCGTCGTTGTGTCCGCGCACTCGGGGCAGGGAGTCGAAGAGCTTCGTGACCGCATCGATGACCTGTTGCCGCGCCCGTCCCACCACATCACCGCACTCATCCCGTTCGACCGTGGTGAACTCATTGCCCGGGCCCACGATGAAGGCACGGTTGAGTCTGAGAAATACACCTCGCAGGGCACTTTGCTGGTGGCCATGGTGGAGCCCGATCTTCTGCACGAACTCGAACAATTTCGACAGCCAGACATGGTCGACCCACATACCTTTGGGTGAACCACATGAGCTCAGACGTAGAACAACTCCTTGACGCAGCCGTAGATGCCCTAGGCGGAACCCACCGCGAAGGCCAGACCACCATGGCCCAAGCAGTATCGAGCGCCTTGGACAACCAGACGCACCTGCTGGTGCAAGCAGGCACCGGAACCGGGAAATCCCTGGGCTACCTGGTGCCCAGTGTCGAATACACGCTGCGAACCGGTGACCGGGTCATCATCTCCACCGCAACACTTGCCCTGCAGTCACAGATCATCCAACGAGACCTACCCCGACTTACGAAAACGGTAGGGGCCATCACCGGGCGGAAGCCCACCTCGGCGGTGTTAAAAGGACGGCGCAACTACGTGTGCCTCCACAAGCTGGGAGGCGGGTACCCGGGTGATGAAGAGTCCGCCCTGTTTGACGTTGGGGCTGACATTCAAGGGCACCGAGGCGGCTCAATGACCGCGACCGAAGCCGAGATCGCGCGGATCCGGGAGTGGGCCGACGCGACCGCGACGGGGGATCGGGACGACCTGGTGCCTGGCGTGTCCGACCGGACATGGTCGCTGGTGTCCGTGAACTCGTTCGACTGCCTGGGGTCCACGTGTCCCATGTTCGAAGAGTGCTTTGCCGAACGCGCCAAGAACTCGGCGGCGGACTCCGACATTGTGGTCACCAACCACGCGCTCTTGGCGATTGAAGCGCAAGGGGAGCAGTCGGTGTTGCCGGAGCATTCGGCGGTGGTGATCGACGAGGCGCACGAACTGCGCGACCGCGTGACCGGCGCGCTCACCGGGGCAATCACGCATGCGCTTCTAAGCGCTGTGGCGTCGACTGCTAAGAAGCACACGGCCGCCACGGCGAACACCATTCAGGCGCTCACCAGGGCCAGCGATCAGTTTGCGACTGCCCTGGAAGAGCACGAGCCCGGTCTGTTGCGCGTGTGGCCAGAAGACCTGGGCGACGCGCTGTCAGCCGTGCATGACGCGTTGCGGGACTTGAGTTCGCAGGTCGGGGGAGTGTCCAAGGAGTCCGAGCCCGACGCTGGACGGCACATGGCACGCGCGCGCATTGATGAGGCGTATGAGCTGGTGGAGCGGTTGTTGGACCGCAACAGCAACGATGTTGCATGGATTTCGACGAACACGTTTAAGGAAACCACCACTACGTCGCTCGTAGTGGCGCCGCTGAGTGTGGCGGGTACGTTGCGGAACGGGTTGTTTGCTGAGTCCACCGTGGTGGCGACATCGGCGACACTGGCGTTGGGTGGCAAGTTTGAACCGGTTGCGGCTGCCCTGGGGCTGGCTGGGGAGGATGCGCCCCGGTACGACGCGATCGACGTGGGTAGCCCGTTTGACTACCAGAAGCAGGGGATCCTCTACGTGGCCGGGCACCTGCCCAAGCCCGGCAGGTCAGGGGTCAACGTTCAGGTGTTGGACGAAATCGTGGAACTGATTGAGGCATCCCGAGGTGGTGCCCTGGGACTGTTTTCGTCCCGGCGCGCCGCTGAAGAGGCTGCGCAGTTTGTGCGGGAACGCACGCGGTACCCGGTGTACTTGCAAGGCGAGGACACGTTGTCGGTCCTGGTGAGGGACTTCGCCGCCGATGATTCGGCTGTTCTGTTTGGCACAATGTCGCTGTGGCAGGGCGTGGATGTGCCGGGGCTGACCAACCGGCTGGTGCTTATCGACCGGATTCCGTTTCCACGCCCCGACGACCCGTTGTCGCAGGCGCGCACTCAGGCTGCAGCAGCTAGAGGTGCGAACGGGTTCATGGCGGTGTCGGCAACGCACGCGGCGTTGCGGTTGGCGCAGGGAGCTGGGAGGCTGATCCGCACGTCACACGACAGCGGTGTGGTTGCGCTGTTGGACTCGCGTGCGCGCACAGCAGGCTATTCGAAGTTTTTGCTCGACTCGCTTCCGCCACTGTGGCGGACCACTAATTCTGGACTGGTGAAGCAGGCCTTGCAGCGCCTGGCAACGGGAGTTGCTACCGGGGAAGCCGGCGCTGGGGCCGCTGCAACTTCTACAGCCGACGAATAACGGCGGTGACCAGGCCCATGATGAGCGCGTGATCGCCGTCGATGGGTTCGTAGTCCTTGTTCTCAGGGAGCAACCACTGCTTGCCACCTTCGCGCTTGAGCGTCTTCACGGTGGCTTCGTTGTCGAGTAGGGCGGCTACGATTTCGCCGTTGTTGGCCGTGGACTGTTTGCGCACCACGACCCAGTCGCCGTCGCAGATGGCCGCGTCGATCATGGAGTCACCTACGACCTGCACGAGGAACATTTCGCCTGAGCCCACAACCTGACGGGGGAGTGGGAAGACGTCCTCAACGTGCTGTTCTGCCGTGATGGGGCCACCGGCTGCGATGCGTCCCACGACAGGAACCAGTGCGGTGTTCGCGGAGGTTTCTGGGGTGATGTTGTTGTTGTACTCGATTTCGTCGGGGTTGACGACTTCAAGGGCCCGAGGTCGTTTAGGGTCGCGACGGACGTACCCCAAGCGTTCCAGCTGGTTGAGCTGGTGGGCAACAGATGACAGCGAGGCCAGGCCGGCTGCCTGGCCAATTTCACGCATGCTTGGTGGGTAGCCGTTGGTGTAGACGGCGTGTTCGATGCATTCGAGGACTTGCCGCTGACGTGGAGTCAGTCGCCTGTCGGTGCGTGAGATTGAGTCTTCTGGTAGTGAGCGCGAGTGCAGTGACTCTTGCTCTTGAATGTCTGCGATGACGCTTTCGTTGCGTGGGCGCCCCCGGCCCCGCTTTGCCTTTTCTGCCACGTTTCCTCCCAATGTGTGACCTGCTAAAACGTGCGATCCAAAAACTGTGTCAGACCCTCCTGGAACAGTCAGGTGTGAAAGCGAAAGGGATCGCGTTTGAATCTATTTTCGCACATTTGTTCTAGAAACAGTAGACATTTGTTCGAATGTTGTGTTCAATAGAACATAGATTCGATAGAACATTAGTTCGAATGGAGGAATGAGATGACACGAGTGGCTCGCACATATGCGGTTCGTCGGCTAGTGGTTGTGCTTGCGTTGGTTGTCGCGGCGTTCGCTATTAGCTTGGCCGTGTTGCCGGCGCAGGCTTCTGAAGGTGGGGCATCAGCTCAGACCGTGACGGTGACAGTGCAGGAGGACCAGTCGCTGTGGACTATCGCACGTGAGCACAGTGAAGGTGTTCCCACCGACCAGGTGGTGAAGCAGATTAAGGCGCTCAACGGCCTCGACGGCTCGCTTGTTCGACCCGGACAAAAGCTCGAAGTGCCCTCACGTTAAACTCGTGGCGTGGTTGAAAATCTCCCGGTTCGAAACGATCTGCGCGGTGCGAAGCCCTACGGCGCGCCAGTGCATGATGTGCCAGTGCGCCTCAACGTCAACGAGAACTCGTATGACGTTCCACCAGTCGTGGTCGAGGCGTTGCAGAAGAATCTTGGGGAGCAGCTTCAACATCTCAACCGCTATCCGGACCGTGAGTTCACTCGCCTGCGGGAGCTCCTGTCGCAGTACCTGTCCACGGTTCTGCAAAAGCAGGGCAACGGTGAGCTCACTCAGATTCCGCCCGAATGGATTTGGGCAGCCAATGGCTCGAACGAGGTTCTGTCCCACATTGTCCAAGCGTTTGCGGGACCAGGGCGCACAGGACTCGGATTTGAGCCAAGCTATTCGATGCACCCGCTTATCACCACATCGACGGGTGCCACATGGATCAAAGCCTCACGCAACGACGACTTCACGCTTGATGTGGACACGGCAGTTAACGCTGTGCGTGAGAACAAGCCAGACATCACCTTCATTTGTACCCCCAACAACCCCACGGGTTGCTCAACTCCGATTCAGGTCGTAGAAGCAGTTCTTGAAGAGACGGCAGGTATCGTCATCGTCGACGAGGCCTACGCCGAATTTGCGCGGCCAGGATTCCAAACTGCGCTCGATCTTCTTCCAGACAACCCGCGTTTGGTGGTTTCGCGCACCATGAGTAAAGCGTTCGCTTTTGCCGGTGCGCGCGTCGGTTACGCCGTTGCGCATCCGGACTTCATTGATGTTCTGCGCCTGGTGCGTCTGCCGTATCACCTGTCACGCCTGACTCAGGTGGCGGCGTGTGCAGCGCTTGAACACACGCCAGCACTGCTGGAAAACGTGGAACGCCTTGTGGAATCGCGCAACACCATGAGTCAAGCGTTGACGGAACTGGGGTACTCGGTCGTGTCCAGTGACTCGAATTTCCTGATGTTCGGAAACGTCACGGACCCGCAGGCGATGTTCGAAGCGCTTCTCGCACACGGCGTCCTGGTGCGCAACAACGGTATCCCCGGGCACTTGCGCGTCAACGCGGGAACCGACTTCGAAACCACGGAATTCATTCGCGCAATCACCGACGTGACGCGCACCCACCCTCACCTCCAAGGACAGGCATGACCCGCACAGCAACGGTTACTCGAACGACCTCGGAATCCGACGTCACCGTCACCCTCAACCTCGACGGAACCGGAACCTCAACCATCTCAACGGGCGTTCCGTTTTTCGACCACATGCTCACGGCGCTGTCCAAGCACTCATGCATCGACCTTGAGATCAACGCAACCGGCGACACACACATCGACGTACACCACACTGTGGAAGACACAGCGATTGTGATCGGCCAAGCGCTCAAAGAAGCGCTGGGCACAAAAGCCGGTATCCGCAGGTACGGACACGCGTATGTGCCACTTGATGAAAGCTTGGCGCGGGCAGTGGTCGACATTTCCGGGCGCCCGTACTTCGTTCACACAGGAGAACCTGAGGGGCAGCAGTATCACCTGATCGGCGGGCACTTCACCGGATCGATGGTGGGGCACGCGTTAGAATCGCTAAGTATTTCAGCTGGGCTGACAGCTCATGTGACGTTGCTGGCGGGGCGCGACCCCCACCACATTGCCGAAGCCCAGTTCAAAGCGTTCGCGCGAGCACTGCGCACAGCAGTCGAACCTGACCCGCGCACCGACGCCATTCCATCCACAAAAGGAGCCTTGTGAGCCGGACTGTCATCGTCACCCCGTTTGGACTGCCCAAACAGCTTGCCGCTGCATGCAAACTCAACAACATCGACGGGTACGTCGTCCCGGTCGGTGACTTTTCAGCGGTCGTGCAGCAGTCGTCCTCAACCGAGGAAGGCAACCGGGCAGCCTCGGCGATTTCCAAACTGGCGGGGAAGCACGAAGTCTTGCTGCTGACCCGTGCGGATGAACACATCGACGCCGGACACTACCGCCATGGAAAGCGCGAAGCCGATGTTCCCGCAGGGCTTGCGTTGAACAACCTGCCGGACATCGTGGAGAAGCTACTGCTCGAAACGATTGAACCGAAAACTGCCGAGGGCGCCATCGACGTCACGGCGATGAGTAGGTACGAAGCCTCGGCGGCAACCATGACCCCGGAGCGCGCTGCCCTTGCGCGCACCGCGCTTTTGTGGATGGTCGTGGCGCTCGTCGGGTTTATTGGGATCGTGCTCGGTGCGCTCGTAGCGCTTAACATCAACCCAATCGCGTGGGCCGGTGTCGTGGTCGCGGCGGTGATCTTCGGGTTCTCGCTCTATCGCATCAATGCGTTGTTAGCGAGACGCAAATGACGCAGGTCGTGGTGCTGGACTACGGGTCGGGAAACGTCCGATCCGCGGTTCGCGCGCTCGAATCCGCAGGAGCGCAGGTCACGCTCACCGGTGAGCGTGACGTTGCGCTGGACGCAGATGGACTGCTGATCCCAGGGGTTGGAGCCTTCAGCGCCGTCATGGATGCGCTCGAACGCGTGGGTGGCCACGACATTGTGCGCACACGCCACCAGCAGAACAAGCCCACACTGGGCATTTGCGTGGGCCAGCAGATCCTCTTCCAGTCAGGAACAGAGCACGGGACAACCACCTCGGGCATAGCACTGTGGTCGGGCACGGTCACTCACCTCAACGCTCCAGTCGTTCCACACGTGGGGTGGAACACCGTGACCCCTGCACAAGGGTCAGCGATGTTCGCAGGTGTCGAACATGAACACTTCTATTTCGTCCACTCATACGCGGCACACACGCACGTGCCCGGAGCGCTCAACACCACGTGCACCCACGGCGAACAGTTCATCGCCGCCGTGGAAGACGGGCCCACTTGGGCAACCCAGTTCCACCCAGAAAAATCGGGAGACGCTGGACTCACACTCTTAACTAACTGGCTGAAGCACGTTCGCAGCAAGGAGAATCAATGACCAACCTCGTAGACTCAGCGAAACTCACCCTTCTTCCCGCCGTTGACGTAGCCGACGGGCGCGCGGTCCGCCTGGTGCAAGGCGAGGCGGGGACGGAAACCGAATATGGTTCGCCAATCGAAGTTGCCGGCACGTTCGAAGAGCAGGGTGCCGAATGGATTCACCTCGTGGACCTCGATGCGGCGTTTGGTCGTGGGTCCAACCAGAAGTTGCTGGAGCAGGTGACCAAGTCCCTGTCCATCAAGGTTGAGGTGTCGGGTGGGATTCGCGATACCGAAAGCCTCGAACGTGCGCTTGATACAGGTGCCGAACGCGTCAACATCGGCACTGCGGCGCTTGAAAACCCTGAGTGGACCGCGCAGGTGATCAACGAGTACGGCGACAAGGTCGCGGTTGGTCTGGACGTGCGCGGAACCACGCTGGCGGCTCGCGGATGGACCCGTGACGGCGGCGACCTGTGGGAAGTTCTGGCGGCGCTGGAAGAAGCCGGATGCTCGCGGTACGTGGTCACCGATGTCACCAAGGACGGCACCCTGCGGGGGCCCAACACGGAACTGCTCAAGCAGATCGCGGAAAAGACACAGAAGCCAATCGTGGCGTCAGGTGGAATCGCGTCGCTTGATGACATCGCTGCGTTGCGCGAGCTGGTTCCATCAGGTGTCGACTCGGCGATCGTGGGGAAGGCACTATACGCCGGGAAGTTCACACTCCCTGAAGCTCTGGACGTCGCCAGCGAATGAGCCACGAAAACCAGGGGAAGAACACGGCTGATTCCGCGGGAACGCCGTGGGCTGGACGCGACCTCAAACCCAACCCGTTTTCCGGTGACACGGGGGAGGCAGACCAAGCGCTCCTCGACGCCCTCGACGCAGTTCATGCGAGCCCGTTTGAGCCGGCGTTGCACCAACAGGTTATTGGGGCGCTACGTGAAAAACGCGTGTACGCGCCGGTGCTCCCCACCGCCGTCAAGCACACTACTGACGAACGCGGGCTGGTACACGACAACAAGAGCGAAATGGCCATGGTCAGGCTGGCGGCCGCCGACGGTCGTGAATGCACCCCGGCCTTCACCGGGATTCGCGCCTTGACGGCGTGGCATGGAAACGCCCGGCCGGTGCCCACACAGGCGGAACGCTTAGGCGCGGCCGCGGTTGAAGAGGGCGCGCAACTGGTGGTGCTCGATCCAGGAAGTGAACGGGCCTTCCTGATTCGTAGGCCAGCGCTGTGGGCGTGGCTGCAAGGGTTGGACTGGACGCCAGCGTGGGCGAACCCGCAGGTGGTGAACGCGGTGGCTCAGGTTGCCGGGCGTCACAGTTGGATTGAATCCGTGGCCGTGGGCGTGGGGTCGGCGAACGTGGTGACCTCCGGGCCCGAGGTGTCCCTCACCGTCCGTGTGAACCGCGAGCCCCAGCCGGAAGAAGTCCAGGCGTTTAACGCGGAATTGAGTCAAACGCAGCAGGTTGTTGAGCTGGTTGACTCGCTCACTATGAGTTTTACTGACGCTCAGCGCGCGTAGCGGTCACCACGGACTCCACGCGTGCGCCCAGTTCGGCGTCAACGTTGCGCCAGTACTGGAAGATGCGGGGGAGTAGCTGGTCGTCGGTCACCGCCATGACGTGTCCGGCGATGTTCCCCACAAGGCGGTCGCGAGCGGCGTCGTCGAGGACGTTGCGCACCAGGTCGCCTGCCTGGTTAAAGTCCCCGTCGTTCTCACGCAAGGTAGCGGCTGCGCGGACTGCGTCAC
Coding sequences:
- the miaB gene encoding tRNA (N6-isopentenyl adenosine(37)-C2)-methylthiotransferase MiaB produces the protein MTDVLNRTYEVKTYGCQMNVHDSERLSGLLDDAGYTPAQPNEQADVVVFNTCAVRENADNRLYGNLGRLAEVKESHPELQIAVGGCMAQKDRDTIVERAPWVDVVFGTHNMGALPVLLERARHNKEAQVEIKESLEVFPSTLPTRRESTHSGWVSISVGCNNTCTFCIVPHLRGKEKDRRPGDILAEVEALAAQGVIEVTLLGQNVNSYGTEFRDRQAFSKLLRAVGKVPGIERVRFTSPHPAAFSDDVIEAMAETPTVMPQLHMPLQSGSDTVLKAMRRSYRTKRFMNILDKVRERIPHASITTDIIVGFPGETEEDFEQTMDVVRQARFTQAYTFQYSIRPGTPAATMENQIPKDVVQERFERLVELQDQIAWEENKACVGNQVEVLVNSGPDPQHGRMSGRARDNRLVHVRAQEGLDARPGDIVTATVTEAKPYFLISDSEYTVRRTPAGDAWDLSQAESCGTTGGAATSGPTNLGLPTIRVGAN
- a CDS encoding class I SAM-dependent methyltransferase → MNDHYFSSQPHTASKPRTITVRLAGREVDVTTDAGVFSPSRLDPGTAVLLKNLPAPPTGDILDLGCGWGPISLQAGLEARDDDTDVRVWALDVNERSLSLTRENAKAAGLTSVTPVLAQDIPDSVQFSAIWSNPPIRVGKDVLHDLLLTWLPRLVPGGEAWLVVSKNLGADSLATWMVENLPGGWDVRKEASAKGFRVLVVTKPEDPEV
- the hflX gene encoding GTPase HflX; this translates as MQSDKHREMIDRVLSRASDSLTDDHLASDDYSQLDLLEREALRRVNGLSTELEDITEVEYRQIRLENVVLAGVYSGSTEEAETSLRELAALAETAGSRVLDGVLQRRDTPDPSTYLGRGKAQELAQIVANVGADTVITDTELAPSQRRALEDVVKVKVIDRVALILDIFAQHAKSREGKAQVELAQLEYLLPRLRGWGDSMSRQAGGRVAGGAGIGSRGPGETKIELDRRRIRTRMAKLRREIKAMAPARETKRSNRTRNKVPSVAIVGYTNAGKSSLLNRLTDAGVMVKNELFATLDPTVRQAHTADGRVFTYTDTVGFVRNLPHQLVEAFRSTLEEASDADLLLHIVDASHADPLAQIRAVHEVLNEAETGDIPELIVFNKADIANPDTLARVLNTYPNAVVVSAHSGQGVEELRDRIDDLLPRPSHHITALIPFDRGELIARAHDEGTVESEKYTSQGTLLVAMVEPDLLHELEQFRQPDMVDPHTFG
- a CDS encoding regulatory protein RecX, which produces MSSAQLIESLQQSIDKIEAHSAQPEPDPQAHDPEYKQAKKRALNILSVRDYSVDELRKKLIAREHPEDAVERVLAKLQRAGLLNDEEYAQNYVRVHREKRNLSTSALRRELAKRGVADKHIRYALDQVEDEHEVAFGVALKKARSTVGLPRETRMRRILAMLARRGFPQSISMDVTLRALDET
- the miaA gene encoding tRNA (adenosine(37)-N6)-dimethylallyltransferase MiaA; the protein is MTVINVVGATATGKSDLAITLAHHLDGEIINADSMQFYRGMDIGTAKVAPEQRAEVPHHLLDILDVTQDASVSEYQRSARALIDQIHQRGRTPIIVGGSGLYVRAATDVMNFPGTDPAMRARLEGIADAGALHDMHTMLEELDPKAASTIKPTDARRIVRALEVIALTGDTFSSELPEYTYFTPTIQVGLAQDRETLHQRIADRVHLMWDAGWVDEVRTLLDQGLRDGKTARHAIGYAQIIDYLDDKMSADLAIDSTVTRTRQFAKRQETWFRRDPRIQWFDATDPHTPQNALDYIKETA
- the dapF gene encoding diaminopimelate epimerase, translating into MIDGQLVKGHGTANDFVLLHDPNGEHALDPAGVRALADRHTGIGGDGVIRVIRSATLGEEAGDVAHDGGAEWFMDYRNADGSIAEMCGNGVRVFAHYLRTYDLVQSQSFAVGTRAGIKHVTVIPDPLGGDEPWYKVDMGKWQLPGGGEAFDATVETPGVRVARPGLTVDMGNPHTVVALAHAEELEAAKLHEPPHVEPEPPAGTNVEYIVIEPDNDPTTGTLRMRVHERGVGETHACGTGTCASALAAYVWAGRGPQAPTTWTVHQPGGAVRIDITGETVALSGPAVITYEVTPRDLPVL